A single Planctomycetota bacterium DNA region contains:
- a CDS encoding endonuclease/exonuclease/phosphatase family protein — translation MKKFRTWAAVVLWGVLVAVVGAVALANVSPDDLAGESAWRAWQFRLLVAQFHVACCVLVGGVVALALRRWWLAATAGVVAIVMGALVQVGPSAATPSGPTLRVVSANVYFLNPRAERAAADLANLDADLLLLQEWNPLHIEPFAAAFGESHPYRLSHPARDPNGFAIYSKVPFRLEPTDESGLEQKVRRVRLQVNFDEQDWIVYNVHPSSPGSTAGVHANRIQSKALAEMIAGETLPTVVAGDFNHTPNTWNADAIRASGVTGRGSAGTWPFNRGLRRIFWPKFRIDDVLVSEDLGVWPLGTFNVAGADHHAVLAEVGRAE, via the coding sequence GTGAAGAAGTTCCGAACGTGGGCCGCGGTTGTGCTGTGGGGCGTGCTCGTTGCCGTTGTCGGTGCCGTCGCGTTGGCGAACGTGTCGCCGGACGATCTCGCCGGTGAGTCGGCGTGGCGGGCGTGGCAGTTTCGGTTGCTCGTGGCACAGTTTCATGTTGCCTGCTGCGTGCTCGTTGGCGGTGTCGTAGCGCTCGCGCTTCGGCGGTGGTGGCTTGCGGCGACGGCGGGCGTCGTGGCGATCGTGATGGGCGCGCTGGTGCAGGTCGGACCGAGCGCGGCGACGCCGAGCGGGCCGACGCTGCGGGTGGTGTCGGCGAACGTGTATTTCCTCAACCCGAGAGCCGAGCGGGCCGCAGCCGACCTCGCAAACCTCGACGCCGATTTGTTGCTTCTGCAGGAGTGGAACCCGCTGCACATCGAGCCGTTCGCCGCGGCGTTCGGCGAGTCGCACCCGTACCGCCTCTCGCACCCGGCGCGGGATCCGAACGGCTTTGCGATTTACAGCAAGGTGCCGTTCCGACTCGAGCCGACCGATGAATCGGGGCTCGAGCAGAAGGTCCGCCGGGTCCGCCTGCAGGTTAACTTCGATGAGCAGGACTGGATCGTCTACAACGTCCACCCCAGTTCCCCCGGCAGCACCGCCGGTGTTCACGCGAACCGCATCCAAAGCAAGGCGCTGGCCGAGATGATCGCGGGTGAGACGCTGCCGACGGTCGTCGCCGGCGACTTCAATCACACGCCCAACACGTGGAACGCCGACGCAATCCGCGCGTCCGGCGTCACCGGCCGAGGTTCGGCGGGCACGTGGCCGTTCAATCGCGGGCTGCGTCGGATTTTCTGGCCGAAGTTCCGTATTGACGACGTGCTGGTGAGCGAGGACCTCGGCGTGTGGCCGCTCGGGACTTTCAATGTTGCCGGCGCGGACCACCACGCGGTGCTCGCGGAGGTGGGGCGGGCCGAGTGA
- a CDS encoding DUF255 domain-containing protein, with protein sequence MANRLKNETSPYLLQHAENPVDWWPWCDEAFAEARRRDVPIFLSVGYSTCYWCHVMERQCFENAEIAALMNERFVCIKVDREERPDVDQLYMTAVQVQTGGGGWPMSVFMLPDGRPFYGGTYFPPQDMQGRPGFPTVLTALSDHFKSGRAELEQQAQQITDIVQRLAEPKGPETSFTLDLPMLLDLERQMRGDFEPMHGGFGHAPKFPRQTLLQTALQFEREHPDETRRAQLKQTLDAMAAGGIRDHLGGGFHRYSTDAKWLVPHFEIMLYDQAMLLDVYATAAELFDDDGYRSVARGIAEFVLREMTSPEGAFYTAFDAEVDAVEGDPYVWTADEVRAVIGDDEDFLRTYGLLDGPNFHDPHGPATEHTHNVLRVTGDFREAEEKFTEQRAKLLEARNKRKQPMLDTKIITAWNGLMIKSLFKAGSLLEDKTYHEASDRAVHFLVRNHHVLAEQSSGKDELKRSSRDGVHGPSGTLEDYAHLVNAMLAFSATDWTFEIDAAELFHAMVNRFGNASDAFYDGDASLIVRQMSAVDSPLPAASAVAGDCAQQLEHASRARAVVRQFAQNLREHPGGMCTVLGLALDLAPVRIAADDRATPSLEEVVQFRGSWKNDCELLLTLHVADGYHLHATPIGDMHSLVIGVVDQAASLGFPASVTEQFEYADEPVSVYCGEVPVTITFNTPPTEPVELRLRYQACSTSACLAPVSKSLTVKPECDSKGSCGVDCGCAS encoded by the coding sequence ATGGCCAATCGCCTGAAGAACGAGACGTCGCCGTACCTGTTGCAGCACGCGGAGAACCCGGTGGACTGGTGGCCGTGGTGTGACGAGGCGTTCGCGGAGGCGCGGCGGCGAGACGTGCCGATCTTCCTGAGCGTCGGCTACTCGACGTGTTACTGGTGCCACGTGATGGAGCGGCAGTGCTTTGAGAATGCGGAGATCGCGGCGTTGATGAACGAGCGGTTCGTGTGCATCAAGGTCGACCGCGAGGAACGGCCGGACGTGGATCAGCTTTACATGACGGCAGTGCAGGTGCAGACCGGCGGGGGTGGCTGGCCGATGAGCGTGTTCATGTTGCCCGACGGTCGGCCGTTCTACGGCGGGACGTATTTTCCTCCGCAGGACATGCAGGGTCGACCGGGGTTTCCGACGGTGCTCACGGCGCTCAGCGATCACTTCAAGAGCGGCCGGGCGGAGTTGGAGCAGCAGGCGCAGCAGATCACCGACATCGTGCAGCGGTTGGCGGAGCCGAAGGGGCCGGAGACGTCGTTCACTTTGGATCTGCCGATGCTGCTCGACCTTGAGCGGCAGATGCGCGGCGACTTCGAGCCGATGCACGGCGGCTTCGGGCACGCACCGAAGTTCCCACGGCAAACGCTGCTGCAAACGGCGTTGCAGTTCGAACGTGAGCACCCCGACGAGACGAGGCGAGCGCAGCTCAAGCAGACGCTCGACGCGATGGCCGCTGGCGGTATACGCGACCATCTCGGCGGCGGCTTCCACCGCTACAGCACCGACGCGAAGTGGCTCGTGCCGCACTTCGAGATCATGTTGTACGACCAAGCCATGTTGCTGGACGTGTACGCAACCGCGGCCGAGCTGTTCGACGACGACGGCTACCGCAGCGTCGCCCGCGGCATCGCCGAGTTCGTGCTGCGCGAGATGACGTCACCCGAAGGTGCGTTCTACACGGCGTTCGATGCGGAGGTCGATGCGGTCGAGGGTGACCCGTACGTCTGGACCGCCGACGAGGTCCGCGCCGTCATCGGTGACGACGAAGACTTCCTGCGGACCTACGGCCTGCTCGACGGCCCCAACTTCCATGACCCGCACGGCCCCGCCACCGAGCACACGCACAACGTCCTACGCGTCACCGGCGACTTCCGCGAAGCGGAGGAGAAATTCACCGAGCAACGCGCGAAGTTGCTCGAAGCGCGAAACAAGCGCAAGCAGCCGATGCTCGACACGAAGATCATCACGGCGTGGAACGGGTTGATGATCAAGTCGTTGTTCAAAGCAGGATCCTTGCTTGAGGATAAGACCTACCACGAAGCGAGCGACCGGGCGGTGCACTTCTTGGTGCGGAACCATCACGTGCTCGCTGAGCAATCAAGCGGAAAAGACGAACTCAAGCGATCTTCTCGGGATGGCGTTCACGGCCCGTCGGGAACGTTGGAAGACTATGCCCATCTGGTCAACGCGATGCTCGCATTCTCGGCGACCGATTGGACGTTCGAGATTGATGCGGCCGAGTTGTTCCATGCGATGGTCAACCGCTTCGGGAATGCTAGCGATGCGTTTTACGATGGCGACGCCTCCTTGATCGTCCGGCAGATGTCTGCGGTTGATAGCCCGCTGCCAGCGGCTTCGGCGGTCGCCGGGGATTGTGCACAGCAACTTGAGCACGCTTCTCGCGCACGGGCTGTTGTGCGGCAGTTTGCTCAGAACCTGCGCGAGCATCCTGGCGGCATGTGTACGGTGCTCGGGTTGGCGCTTGATCTCGCACCGGTTCGCATCGCCGCCGATGATCGGGCGACGCCGAGCCTTGAGGAGGTCGTACAGTTTCGTGGCAGTTGGAAGAACGATTGCGAGCTGTTGCTGACGTTGCATGTGGCTGACGGGTATCACCTGCACGCGACGCCGATTGGGGACATGCACTCGCTGGTGATCGGCGTCGTCGATCAGGCGGCGTCGCTGGGATTCCCGGCGTCGGTGACCGAGCAGTTCGAGTATGCGGACGAGCCGGTGTCGGTGTATTGCGGCGAGGTGCCGGTGACGATCACGTTCAACACGCCGCCGACCGAGCCGGTGGAGCTTCGGCTGCGGTATCAGGCGTGTTCGACGTCGGCGTGCCTCGCGCCGGTGAGCAAGTCGCTGACGGTTAAGCCGGAGTGCGACAGCAAGGGCAGCTGTGGTGTGGACTGTGGATGTGCTTCTTAA
- a CDS encoding leucyl aminopeptidase, whose product MPVSTSTAVNVSVVSKAPKTDAVVEFANEQGGSPAVEALRGAKLFAGKPNELALTVADDATLAVVGLGDGSVKHVRSGSALAARRLRKQGVASVLLRLEETDEAQVEAAVAGFVIGCFNFTDYRGTAAKPDNGAKKLKIAIATRHKAAVKRGEAIGLAQNFARNVASTPGNDLYPDSLAKIARKLANQHKGLTCKVMDEKKLAEMKMGGILAVGQGSARKPRMIVLEHKGGKKNEKPLLVVGKSITFDTGGISIKPAANMGAMIYDKCGGMAVLGLMHAVAALGVKRNVVGILSAAENMPGDNAYRPGDIITMYNGITVEVTNTDAEGRLVLGDAIAWGCKTYKPSGCVDLATLTGGCVVALGEQRAGSWSNDDDFAADVQSAADATDEPVWRMPLGEDFAEQLRGSVSADVVNSPGRWGSACTAAQFLQHFVPDGTPWVHLDIAGPAETPRDLPLYPKGPTGFGVRTLVKLAENG is encoded by the coding sequence ATGCCCGTCTCCACCAGCACTGCCGTGAACGTGTCCGTTGTTTCCAAGGCTCCGAAGACCGATGCGGTCGTGGAGTTTGCCAATGAGCAGGGCGGGTCGCCGGCGGTCGAAGCGTTGCGCGGCGCGAAGCTATTTGCCGGCAAGCCGAACGAGCTGGCGTTGACGGTCGCGGACGACGCGACGCTGGCGGTGGTCGGGCTCGGCGACGGTTCGGTCAAGCACGTCCGAAGCGGGTCGGCGTTGGCCGCGCGTCGGTTGCGTAAGCAGGGGGTCGCGTCGGTACTACTTCGGCTGGAAGAAACGGACGAGGCGCAGGTCGAGGCGGCCGTCGCTGGCTTCGTGATCGGCTGCTTCAACTTTACCGACTATCGCGGTACGGCGGCGAAGCCGGACAACGGTGCGAAGAAGCTCAAAATCGCCATCGCGACACGTCACAAGGCTGCGGTGAAACGCGGTGAGGCGATCGGCTTGGCGCAGAACTTTGCTCGCAATGTTGCCTCCACGCCGGGCAACGACCTCTACCCCGACAGCCTCGCCAAGATCGCTCGCAAGCTCGCCAACCAGCACAAGGGCCTGACCTGCAAGGTGATGGACGAGAAGAAGCTGGCGGAGATGAAGATGGGTGGCATCCTCGCCGTCGGTCAAGGCTCGGCCCGCAAGCCGCGCATGATCGTGCTCGAGCACAAGGGCGGCAAGAAGAACGAGAAGCCGCTGCTGGTCGTGGGCAAGAGCATCACGTTCGACACCGGCGGCATCAGCATCAAGCCCGCGGCGAACATGGGCGCGATGATCTACGACAAGTGCGGCGGCATGGCCGTGCTCGGGCTGATGCACGCCGTCGCGGCGCTCGGTGTGAAACGGAACGTCGTGGGCATCCTCAGTGCTGCCGAGAACATGCCCGGCGACAACGCCTACCGCCCCGGCGACATCATCACGATGTACAACGGGATCACGGTCGAAGTGACCAACACCGACGCTGAGGGCCGACTGGTTCTTGGCGATGCGATCGCTTGGGGCTGCAAGACGTACAAGCCGTCGGGCTGTGTCGATCTAGCGACGCTCACCGGCGGCTGCGTGGTCGCACTCGGCGAGCAGCGGGCCGGGTCGTGGAGCAACGATGACGACTTCGCCGCCGACGTGCAATCCGCAGCCGACGCGACCGACGAGCCGGTCTGGCGGATGCCATTGGGCGAAGATTTCGCCGAGCAGTTGCGTGGATCGGTCAGTGCGGACGTGGTGAACTCGCCGGGGCGATGGGGCAGCGCTTGCACGGCCGCGCAGTTCCTGCAGCACTTCGTGCCCGACGGTACGCCATGGGTCCACCTCGACATCGCCGGCCCGGCCGAAACGCCGCGCGATCTGCCGCTGTACCCGAAAGGCCCGACCGGCTTCGGCGTGCGAACGCTGGTGAAGCTCGCCGAGAACGGTTAA
- a CDS encoding Uma2 family endonuclease — MICGSLRDYVPNHPTVADALCVIEVADDSLRRDRTVKLRGYARASAPMYVIVNIPDRCVEVYTKPMPDKARYDTVHTLRAGDTLRLPTATDATVDVGVDELFAKPKD; from the coding sequence ATCATCTGCGGTTCGCTCCGCGACTACGTTCCCAATCACCCCACGGTCGCCGATGCGTTGTGCGTGATCGAGGTCGCCGACGATTCGCTCCGGCGGGACCGCACCGTCAAGCTCCGCGGGTACGCCAGGGCGTCAGCACCGATGTACGTCATCGTCAACATCCCCGACCGCTGCGTCGAGGTTTACACCAAGCCCATGCCTGACAAAGCGCGGTACGACACCGTGCACACTCTCCGCGCCGGCGACACGCTCCGTTTACCGACCGCGACGGATGCGACCGTGGACGTCGGCGTCGACGAACTCTTCGCCAAGCCGAAGGATTGA
- a CDS encoding peptidylprolyl isomerase: MRIGRRLIWGVVGGLLCFVCATSHASLEPTKTWYAPGQPIIVKNTAAEVVEVRLTDFIGRIIDPPETLELGPGDEVNLSDVFPLRLVNTYVVYAVPPAAESMRDFLGTPLVVNVRGDDRPGATDGPVVTKVVPLEFAEMQTDSGQLRLAFYYNAAPRTVTNFLDLSRGGFYDGLDFHRVLPGYLIQGGDPLGDGTGGPGYRLAAEFNDVPLLPGTVAMSRVVDPLERQGALPRRAAADSAGSQFFMLLDPDEQQIEGLRRRYTVFARVVDGMDVLGALGMRAGERPVIRDVEVKPVTATANPYPRLLASPIDGSLLVPPGIEPTTRPSTRPATRPTTRPSATRPTTQPTR, encoded by the coding sequence ATGCGAATCGGGCGACGTTTGATCTGGGGAGTTGTCGGCGGGCTGCTGTGTTTTGTTTGTGCAACTTCTCACGCGTCGCTCGAACCGACCAAAACGTGGTACGCCCCGGGACAGCCGATCATCGTCAAGAACACCGCCGCCGAGGTGGTTGAAGTTCGGCTGACCGACTTCATCGGCCGCATCATCGACCCGCCGGAGACGCTCGAACTCGGTCCGGGGGACGAGGTGAACTTGTCCGATGTGTTTCCGTTGCGTCTGGTGAACACATACGTTGTTTACGCGGTTCCGCCGGCGGCGGAATCGATGCGGGACTTTCTCGGGACGCCGTTGGTCGTGAATGTTCGCGGTGACGATCGGCCGGGCGCGACGGACGGGCCCGTGGTGACGAAGGTCGTTCCGCTGGAGTTCGCGGAGATGCAAACCGACAGCGGGCAGCTGCGGCTGGCTTTTTACTACAACGCCGCGCCCCGGACGGTGACGAACTTTCTCGACTTGTCTCGCGGCGGCTTTTACGACGGGCTGGACTTTCATCGCGTGTTGCCGGGGTACTTGATTCAGGGCGGCGATCCGCTGGGCGATGGGACTGGTGGGCCGGGGTATCGGCTTGCGGCGGAGTTCAATGATGTCCCGTTGCTCCCGGGCACGGTGGCGATGTCGCGCGTGGTCGACCCGCTCGAGCGCCAGGGCGCGCTGCCGCGCCGCGCGGCGGCCGACTCGGCGGGCAGCCAGTTTTTCATGCTGCTCGATCCCGACGAGCAGCAGATCGAGGGCCTTCGGCGGCGCTACACGGTGTTCGCGCGGGTGGTCGACGGGATGGACGTGCTGGGCGCGTTGGGGATGCGCGCGGGCGAGCGGCCGGTGATTCGTGACGTCGAGGTCAAGCCGGTCACCGCGACGGCCAATCCGTATCCGCGTCTGCTGGCAAGTCCGATCGACGGCAGTTTGTTGGTGCCGCCC